A portion of the Hymenobacter gelipurpurascens genome contains these proteins:
- a CDS encoding 3-(methylthio)propionyl-CoA ligase yields MLGLMMNTPLRIAGLLEHAAKWHSDTEIVSRLPEGGLHRYNYAAAHERSKQLANALTELGIQNGDRVGTLAWNTHRHFELYYGISGMGAVCHTINPRLFFEQLVYIINHAEDRLLFFDLTFLPLVEKLAPSCPTVESWILMTGRAHMPETTTLPDLRCYEDLLAAHNSAYEWPTFDENTASSLCYTSGTTDQPKGVLYSHRSTLLHSYAASLPDCFNCSARDVVLPVVPMFHVNAWGIPYMCPLNGCKLVMPGPGLDAASLFELYEQEGVTFTAGVPTIWFGLLTFMREKKLQFSTLKKMIVGGASCPPALLKAFDEELHVEIRHAWGMSETSPLGTVCTLKSQQLALTPDEQFAIQIKQGRAIFGVDMKIVDDEGQELPHDGVAFGDLLVRGPFIVADYFGSEHPGELTKSGWFRTGDVATIDPAGFMQITDRSKDVIKSGGEWISSIELENLAVGHPHIAEAAVIGVPHPKWSERPLLVVVRKPDASISAEELLAYYEGKVARWWIPEAVEFVEQLPHTATGKLLKTKLRQDFAGYEFG; encoded by the coding sequence ATGTTAGGCCTAATGATGAACACGCCCCTGCGTATTGCGGGGCTGCTGGAACACGCCGCCAAGTGGCACTCCGACACGGAAATAGTTTCCCGCCTGCCCGAAGGTGGCCTACACCGCTACAACTACGCCGCCGCGCATGAGCGCAGCAAGCAGCTGGCCAACGCCCTCACGGAGCTTGGCATCCAAAACGGCGACCGAGTGGGCACCCTGGCCTGGAACACGCACCGCCACTTCGAGCTGTACTACGGCATTTCAGGCATGGGCGCGGTGTGCCACACCATCAACCCGCGGTTGTTTTTCGAGCAGCTCGTGTACATCATCAACCACGCCGAGGACCGCCTGCTGTTCTTCGACCTCACGTTTCTGCCGCTGGTAGAAAAGCTAGCACCCAGCTGCCCCACGGTGGAAAGCTGGATCTTGATGACTGGCCGCGCCCACATGCCCGAGACGACTACGCTGCCCGATCTGCGCTGCTACGAAGACCTGCTGGCGGCCCACAACAGCGCGTACGAGTGGCCTACGTTTGATGAAAACACAGCCTCCTCCCTGTGCTACACCTCGGGCACCACCGATCAGCCCAAGGGCGTGCTCTACTCCCACCGCTCCACGCTGCTGCACAGCTACGCCGCCTCCCTCCCCGACTGCTTCAACTGCTCTGCCCGTGATGTGGTGTTGCCGGTAGTGCCCATGTTCCATGTCAATGCCTGGGGCATTCCGTATATGTGCCCCCTGAATGGCTGCAAGCTGGTGATGCCCGGCCCCGGCCTCGATGCGGCCAGCCTTTTTGAGCTGTATGAGCAGGAAGGCGTGACGTTCACGGCTGGCGTGCCCACCATCTGGTTCGGCCTCCTGACGTTTATGCGGGAGAAAAAGCTACAGTTTTCCACACTCAAAAAGATGATTGTGGGCGGCGCTTCCTGCCCACCGGCGCTGCTGAAGGCCTTTGATGAAGAGTTGCACGTGGAAATCCGGCACGCCTGGGGCATGTCGGAAACCTCGCCGCTGGGCACCGTTTGCACCCTTAAGTCGCAGCAGCTGGCGCTTACGCCTGATGAGCAGTTCGCCATCCAGATCAAGCAGGGACGCGCCATTTTCGGCGTGGATATGAAGATTGTGGACGACGAAGGCCAGGAGCTGCCGCACGATGGCGTGGCCTTCGGCGACCTGCTGGTGCGCGGCCCATTCATTGTGGCCGATTACTTCGGCTCTGAGCACCCAGGAGAACTGACCAAATCGGGCTGGTTCCGCACCGGCGACGTGGCCACCATCGACCCGGCCGGCTTCATGCAAATCACCGACCGCTCGAAAGACGTCATTAAGTCGGGCGGCGAGTGGATTTCGAGTATCGAGCTGGAAAACCTAGCTGTAGGCCACCCCCACATCGCCGAAGCCGCCGTTATCGGGGTACCGCACCCCAAGTGGAGTGAGCGGCCTTTGCTGGTGGTGGTGCGCAAGCCTGACGCCAGTATTTCGGCCGAGGAACTACTGGCCTACTACGAGGGAAAAGTGGCCCGCTGGTGGATTCCGGAAGCCGTGGAATTTGTGGAGCAACTCCCACACACAGCCACCGGCAAGCTCCTCAAAACCAAGCTCCGTCAGGATTTCGCGGGGTATGAGTTTGGGTGA